The Chitinophaga pinensis DSM 2588 region TGCATCCAGGTTTTTGCTGATAAGCAGGATTTCTGCCTCATATTTCTTGTCGGGGTGCTCATTGGTATAAGCAATTACCTTCTGACCAATAGAGAGCTGATTGACGTCCTTTTCGAATACTGTGAGGGATAAATGGATATCGCTGGGATCCACCAGCTCAAACAATACATCGGTCGGAGAAGTGTATTTGCCGATATTCACATTCACTTTCGCCACAAATCCATTGATAGGACAGTAGATATTCACACTTTTAGAGATATTCCCCGCATGTAAATGGGTAGGATCTATCCCGATCAGCTCCAGTTTACGTCCCAGCGCCTGCATGGCAATACGCTGACTTTCCATCTCCGCTTTCGCCAGTTGGAATACTTTATCACTACTGGCTTTGCTGGCATTCAGTTCCTGCTGGCGCTTGTATTCGGTCTCCGCAAAGCTGAATTTCTCCTTGGCCAGCAGATAATCCTGCTGTAACTGGATGAACTGCATATCTTCCAGTACGCCCAGTACCTGTCCCTTGCGGACATGTGTGCCCGGCAACAGGTCTGTTTTTTTCAGATAACCTCCCAGCGGAAAGCTGACACTGACCGTACTCTGTGGCGGTACGTCGATCGTGCCCTGTAAACGCAGGGTACCGTTGACCGCTGCCGTGGAAGGAGTACCGGTTTCAATACCGGCGTTTTTGATCTGTTCCGGCGTCAGACTAACAGCATTGCTGTCAGCCGTTGCTGGTGCAGCCTCTGTCGCTGCGGGTGCTTTGGAGGCTTCATGACTGCTACACGCGGCCAGGAAAAGGACATATAAAAAGAGATATCTGTGCATGTCTTGTTGAATTAGCTATTTTGTAGTTTCAGTACCTGTATAACAGACTGGTTATAGTTGTTCAGCATATCGAGATATTCATTCCGGATACCAATGGCCTGGTCCACCAGGATCACCCATTGCAGATAGTCGATCTCTCCGCCTACAAATTGTTTATCGGCTGTTGTGATGATGGCCGCCGCATTCTCCAGCCCTTTTGTCTGGTAGTATTGCAGACTCGCCGCATACTTCCGCAGCTGCGTCTGTGCATTCTGCCATTCCGTTTGTGTCTGTAAAAGCGCATAATCTGTCCGTTGACGCGCCAGTTGCCAGTCTATCTGTGCAGCTGCTGCCCTGGAACGCTGTGTACCGAAGAACAAGGGAATATTAATACCCGCATTCACATAACTGAAACGTTTGCTGTTATCATAAAATACTTCCTGACCATTCACGTTCTGCAGACCATTAATACTCTGGTTATTATATCCCACAAAGAAGTCCGGTAACAATTTTGATCGCTCCGTCCGCCAACGCCATTGTGCAGCGGCTGACACATGTTCCAGGGTTTTGATCTGCGGCAGCTGACTGAAACTGGTATCTGCCACCGTGTTGTACACCAGCCGGATACTGTCCGGGGAAGGCTGATAGGCAATACTATCTCCCAACAGCAAATTGAACTGTTTAGTCGCTACCTGTATATCAGCAGATAACATCTCCAGCTGATTCGCAATCTGCTGTCTATGAGATACCGCCGTTGTCTGCTCCAGTATATTCGTTTCCCCTGTTTTGAAACGCAGGGTCGCCTTTTCTTCGAATAAATGATAGATACTATCCGCATACTGCAACAACTGCTGCTTTTCATACAACCATACCCAGTCGTAGAACACCCTCCGGACATTCGCCCGTATATCCTGCTCGGCCAGCTGTGTCTGTGCCTGTGCCGCGAGATAGTTTTCTTTTAATGCCTTTTTCTGATGACCATAGACCGTCGGAAAACTCAATGCCTGCGTAATACCAAAGCGGTTATCGTTATTGATGCTGTTGATCTTTCCGTAATCGGCGTTTAACTGTGTCTTGGGAAGGTCCACACCCGTCTTTTGTCGTAGCCCCTCCGCTCTTTCATTCAAACGGGCATTCGCCGCCTGCATATTATGCTGCATCGCAATGTTGATGGCTTGCTGTAGTCCCACCGGGCGCTCCTGTGCCTTTGCTACAGGAATGCTCAGGAATAAGATACCTGCAATGATCACCGCCTTATTTACCGTCACTTTTTTCTTTCCTTCAAATAAGAGATACAAGGCGGGTAATACAAATAAGGTCAGCAGGGTAGCTGTCAGCAGTCCACCAATCACCACCGTCGCCAGTGGTCGTTGTACTTCTGCTCCTGCACCATCACTTAATGCCATTGGCAGGAAACCCAGAGAGGCTACCGCAGCTGTCATCAATACCGGCCGCAGACGGTTACGGGTCCCCTGCATCACCAGTTCTAACGTATCTGTGATACGTCCTTCGCTTTTGATACGATTAAATTCAGAGATCAATACAATACCATTTAGTACGGCTACGCCGAATAATGCAATAAATCCTACACCGGCAGAGATACTGAAAGGCATGCCGCGTATCGCCAGTGCAAATACACCGCCGATAGCAGATAGCGGAATGGCTGTGTAAATCAGCGCCCCTTCTTTCACAGAAGAAAAGGCAAAGTATAACATCGCAAAAATGAGCAGCAGCGATACAGGTACCGCAATACTCAGTCGTTTTTTTGCCTGTTGCAGATTCTCAAAAGCACCGCCATAAGTAAGGGTATAACCCGGTTCCAGTTTTACTTTACTGTTGATCTTATGCTGTAATTCTTCCACGATAGACTGCACATCTCTACCTCTCACGTTAAAGCCTATCGTAATTCTACGTTTGGCATTCTCACGCTGGATCTGATTAGGTCCCTCTATTTCATCGATAGCCGCCACCTGGTATAAAGGAATCTGGTTGCCGGTGGATGTAGCAATCATCAGGTTACGTACATCCTCGATATTACGGCGGCCTTCGTTACCCACTCTTACGACCAGGTCAAACCTTTTTTCACCTTCATATACCTGTCCGGCAGCAGCGCCTGCAAAGGCCGCATTTACCGTACGGTTTATTTCATCGATATTCAGACCGTATTTCGCGATCTCATTCCTGTTATAACGAATCACCACCTGCGGCATACCGGTTACCTTTTCCACATACCAGTCCGCAGTACCTTTTACCGTCTTACTGATATTCCCGATCTGCTCTGCATATTTCGCCAGTTGATCCAGGTCTTCTCCGAATACCTTACATACTACATCCTGTTTAGCGCCTGTCATTAGTTCGTTGAAACGCATCTGTACGGGGAACTGGAAGCCCATGGTCACACCAGGGATTGCATTTTGTACCACCGCCGACATCTTATCCGCCATCTCCTGAAAACTTTTCGCGCTGGTCCACTCAGATTTATCTTTCAATACAATGATCATATCTCCTCCCTCAATCGGCATCGGGTCTGTCGGTATTTCCGCACTGCCGATACGTGATACGATTTTCTCCACTTCCGGAAACTTGGATTTCAGCAAACCGGAGATCTGCTGGAAAGTAGCAATCGTTGTACTCAGGTTTGTACCGATCAGTAACCTTGTTTCTACGGCGAAATCACCTTCTTCCAGTTGTGGGATGAATTCACCCCCCATTCTGCTGAATATGAGTATTGCCAGGGCAAATAAGCCGAAGGCAAAAGCCACCAGCGTCTTACGTATGCGCAATGCCCGGCTCAGCGCCTTCTGATAGATACGCTCCAGTTTATCCATTACACGGTCAGAAAGATTCGGTTTGTGTGTGAGTTTTTTACTGATAAACAATGCACTCACCATCGGCACATAGGTCAAAGACAGGATAAAGGCGCCCATAATGGCAAACGCGACGGTTTGTGCCATCGGCTTGAACATTTTACCCTCAATGCCCTGCAGGGAAAGGATAGGCAGGTATACGATCAGGATGATGATCTGTCCGAATACCGCCGCATTCATCATACGGGAGGAAGAACCAGCTACCTCCGCATTCATTTCTTCCTGGGATAACTTGTCTATGTGCTGATATTTTTTAGAAAAATGCAGGTGATGGAGAATCGCTTCCACAATGATCACGGCCCCATCTACGATCAGACCGAAGTCCAGTGCACCAAGACTCATCAGATTACCACTCACGCCAAAGGTATTCATCATAATAATGGCGAAAAGCATGGATAAGGGGATGACAGATGCTACGATCAATCCCGCACGCAGGTTGCCCAGGAATATCACCAGTACAAAGATGACGATCAGCGCACCTTCCAGCAGATTATGCTCTACAGTGCCAATCGCATTGTTCACCATTTTCGTACGATCCAGGAAGGGCTCTATACGCAGTCCTTCGGGTAATGTCTGCTGGATCTCCGCAATACGTTGTTTTACATTCTGGATCACTTCAGAGGAATTTTCCCCTTTCAGCATCATCACGATGGCCCCGGTCACTTCCCCGGTATTATTGTAATTAAGCGCCCCGTAACGGGTAGCAGCGCCCATTCTCACACTGGCTACGTGCCGGATCAGTACAGGTACGCCGGCAGAAGTATTTTTTACGACGATATTCTCAATATCTGAAATGCTGCCTGCCAGCCCTTCACTACGGATATACATCACGGTCGGCCCTTTTTCTATATAAGCGCCGCCGGTGTTCTGGTTGTTAGTCTGTAGTGCGGTAAAGACGTCATTAATGGTCAGTCCCAGTGATTTCAACTGATAGGGATTGATAGCGACCTCATATTGTTTTAACTCTCCGCCAAAGGTGGATACATCTGCTATGCCTTTTGTACCGAGCAACTGTCTTCTCACCAGCCAGTCCTGTATGGTGCGGAGGTCTGCAAGATTGTACTTGCCTTCATAACCGGGCTCCGGACGTAATACATACTGGTATATTTCCCCTAGACCGGTGGAAACAGGTGCCAGTTCCGGTTTACGGGCATTCGCCGTTATCTCGACCTGTTGCAGTCTTTCTGTTACCTGCTGACGGGCCCAGTAGACGTCTGCATCGTCTTCAAACACAACACTGATCAATGACAATCCGAACCTGGACATACTGCGACTTTCCTTGAGATGCGGAATGTTGCTGATGGCCTGTTCGATGGGAAAGGTGATCTGTCTTTCCACATCCTGTGCTCCCAAAGCAGGTGCGGTCGTAATAATCTGTACCTGGTTGTTGGTGATATCAGGTACGGCGTCAATTGGCAGACGGGTCACTTCAAAGATGCCATAGATAATCCATAGCAGCATGAACAACCCAATTACCAGTTTGTTTTTAACTGAGAATTGAATGATCTTATCGAGCATGATTGCTGTTGAATAAATTGCTGGAAAATCAATGCAGGACACTAACGGAGATAATACCGCTATATCAGGTCAACGCATTGAATAAATAAAATGTGGGCAAATCAGGCGCAGGGCGGTCTGAAAGGAGAAGTGAGGTCAGGATCCGGGTGATATTGGTCCTTATAGGCTATAAATGTCCGTGGGATGATCTGTTCAGCCGCAATGATCTGCGGTACAGCAGAGAAACGTACAATCAGTACCTGGTGGATATTGATATTTACTTTTTTGAAAGGGAGCTGATTATCCCTGGCGTTGTCATTGTCGTCCAGGTCCTGTCCCCAGTAGTGCATAGCGAGAAATTCCAGCAGACTCACCTTAGGATCACGCTCCTGATGCTCCTTAAAGTGCTCAAACAGCACCGGCAGCTTCAGAAACTGATCCAGGGAAGTAGTTTCCACTGTCATAAATATTACCAGTATGTAGAGGCATACTTTTCTCACAGCGGCAAAATTAAACCATCTGTCGGTTTATCCAAGGGCATAGATAAAAAATATGCCTATATAAGGAGTTAATGTGATGAATGGTCTGACAATTGTACTACTCCTCTTACAATTATTTTTTTTTGACATGCAACAGACAGCAGATTATCCGCTCAAGTTATATATGGTGTTATTAGGGTCCAGAGGGCGGGGACGTCATGTGGAACAGCACGACTATTTCTTTGGAATTGCCGCCAGTCTTCGGGACCTGGTTCCACAAATGAAGGCTTTCTGGCCTGAAGCAGGGAATAGTCTGCATATTGATGGCTGGCGGGAAGTGACCAATGTCGATGGGTACAGCGTAACCGTTATTCCCAAAACGGAAACACTGATCCCATCCGCCAGGAAATTATTTTTTATTAACCTGGGTGGATATCAGTCCGGTAAACTGGAAGAACAACATGATACCCTGCTGACGGTACAGGACGACCGCACAGGCGCAATGAAAGCGGCGAAACGGACTGATTTCTTTAAGACGAATGCAATTCCCGCCGTAAAAGGCGCCAATACGCACATTGATGAGAAATACGGGATAGATGTGGATGAGATATATCGTATTGACGATCTGCTGGCTCCGGAAGATAAAGTCCGGTATCAGATCCGGCTTACGCCTGCTCATAGTAGCGCTGCCGATGAAAT contains the following coding sequences:
- a CDS encoding efflux RND transporter periplasmic adaptor subunit; translation: MHRYLFLYVLFLAACSSHEASKAPAATEAAPATADSNAVSLTPEQIKNAGIETGTPSTAAVNGTLRLQGTIDVPPQSTVSVSFPLGGYLKKTDLLPGTHVRKGQVLGVLEDMQFIQLQQDYLLAKEKFSFAETEYKRQQELNASKASSDKVFQLAKAEMESQRIAMQALGRKLELIGIDPTHLHAGNISKSVNIYCPINGFVAKVNVNIGKYTSPTDVLFELVDPSDIHLSLTVFEKDVNQLSIGQKVIAYTNEHPDKKYEAEILLISKNLDAEHMATIHCHFKQFDASLLPGMFMNAEVVVNNVTALTVNEAAIVRWENKFYVFEDKGNNLFKMVPVTPGNVYEGQEQFSAPGITETTRLVTKNAYALLMKMKNSAEEE
- a CDS encoding CusA/CzcA family heavy metal efflux RND transporter, with protein sequence MLDKIIQFSVKNKLVIGLFMLLWIIYGIFEVTRLPIDAVPDITNNQVQIITTAPALGAQDVERQITFPIEQAISNIPHLKESRSMSRFGLSLISVVFEDDADVYWARQQVTERLQQVEITANARKPELAPVSTGLGEIYQYVLRPEPGYEGKYNLADLRTIQDWLVRRQLLGTKGIADVSTFGGELKQYEVAINPYQLKSLGLTINDVFTALQTNNQNTGGAYIEKGPTVMYIRSEGLAGSISDIENIVVKNTSAGVPVLIRHVASVRMGAATRYGALNYNNTGEVTGAIVMMLKGENSSEVIQNVKQRIAEIQQTLPEGLRIEPFLDRTKMVNNAIGTVEHNLLEGALIVIFVLVIFLGNLRAGLIVASVIPLSMLFAIIMMNTFGVSGNLMSLGALDFGLIVDGAVIIVEAILHHLHFSKKYQHIDKLSQEEMNAEVAGSSSRMMNAAVFGQIIILIVYLPILSLQGIEGKMFKPMAQTVAFAIMGAFILSLTYVPMVSALFISKKLTHKPNLSDRVMDKLERIYQKALSRALRIRKTLVAFAFGLFALAILIFSRMGGEFIPQLEEGDFAVETRLLIGTNLSTTIATFQQISGLLKSKFPEVEKIVSRIGSAEIPTDPMPIEGGDMIIVLKDKSEWTSAKSFQEMADKMSAVVQNAIPGVTMGFQFPVQMRFNELMTGAKQDVVCKVFGEDLDQLAKYAEQIGNISKTVKGTADWYVEKVTGMPQVVIRYNRNEIAKYGLNIDEINRTVNAAFAGAAAGQVYEGEKRFDLVVRVGNEGRRNIEDVRNLMIATSTGNQIPLYQVAAIDEIEGPNQIQRENAKRRITIGFNVRGRDVQSIVEELQHKINSKVKLEPGYTLTYGGAFENLQQAKKRLSIAVPVSLLLIFAMLYFAFSSVKEGALIYTAIPLSAIGGVFALAIRGMPFSISAGVGFIALFGVAVLNGIVLISEFNRIKSEGRITDTLELVMQGTRNRLRPVLMTAAVASLGFLPMALSDGAGAEVQRPLATVVIGGLLTATLLTLFVLPALYLLFEGKKKVTVNKAVIIAGILFLSIPVAKAQERPVGLQQAINIAMQHNMQAANARLNERAEGLRQKTGVDLPKTQLNADYGKINSINNDNRFGITQALSFPTVYGHQKKALKENYLAAQAQTQLAEQDIRANVRRVFYDWVWLYEKQQLLQYADSIYHLFEEKATLRFKTGETNILEQTTAVSHRQQIANQLEMLSADIQVATKQFNLLLGDSIAYQPSPDSIRLVYNTVADTSFSQLPQIKTLEHVSAAAQWRWRTERSKLLPDFFVGYNNQSINGLQNVNGQEVFYDNSKRFSYVNAGINIPLFFGTQRSRAAAAQIDWQLARQRTDYALLQTQTEWQNAQTQLRKYAASLQYYQTKGLENAAAIITTADKQFVGGEIDYLQWVILVDQAIGIRNEYLDMLNNYNQSVIQVLKLQNS
- a CDS encoding DUF1543 domain-containing protein, with amino-acid sequence MQQTADYPLKLYMVLLGSRGRGRHVEQHDYFFGIAASLRDLVPQMKAFWPEAGNSLHIDGWREVTNVDGYSVTVIPKTETLIPSARKLFFINLGGYQSGKLEEQHDTLLTVQDDRTGAMKAAKRTDFFKTNAIPAVKGANTHIDEKYGIDVDEIYRIDDLLAPEDKVRYQIRLTPAHSSAADEIHLGYFQLHKI